A single region of the Lotus japonicus ecotype B-129 chromosome 4, LjGifu_v1.2 genome encodes:
- the LOC130713399 gene encoding uncharacterized protein LOC130713399 produces the protein MKGTGVGGKHIEEGEWQVVKGRRRRSLTSYFFSHFPENFDAKAMWEVFKLYGDVDEVVIPAKRNKEGLRFGFARFWDVMDPKQMERKLDNIIIGCNKLYVNLPRFKKEETNRESGRMDVQATKADRGKIIQKKMPAMDREKMECQAQKRPGRSYKEVLENVKGYVEVPVEPKEVERVIEIEEEVAPWLKNSWIGRLKRVDLLNSIPELFILEGINCVRVKYMGDNLVLITGVEGSKIKEIWKQADGWLNDMFEEMYPWSPNLTPEQRIIWLRCEGIPLHLWKVKFFQELVNEVGEIVAVDGDTINFEKVDAARLCIRTPSMEPIFLHYKVKIKENVFNVRLVEEFPTYGSCDGCKKDQSCSSEDNESSSWSMFGVGSPPASPSGHSSGGGMREVDEPGLHGEEREVVRETLSQPKSPLR, from the coding sequence ATGAAAGGTACTGGCGTAGGAGGGAAACATATCGAAGAAGGGGAATGGCAGGTGGTTAAAGGTCGGAGAAGGAGAAGTCTCACTTCCTATTTCTTTTCACATTTTCCAGAGAATTTTGATGCAAAGGCCATGTGGGAAGTATTCAAACTTTATGGTGATGTGGATGAGGTGGTTATTCCGGCAAAGAGAAATAAGGAGGGCCTACGATTTGGCTTTGCCAGATTCTGGGATGTGATGGATCCAAAACAGATGGAGAGAAAGCTTGATAATATCATTATTGGTTGTAATAAGTTATATGTGAACCTACCACGTTTCAAGAAAGAGGAGACGAATCGGGAGAGTGGGCGAATGGATGTTCAAGCAACCAAGGCTGATCGTGGAAAGATTATTCAGAAGAAGATGCCAGCAATGGATAGGGAAAAGATGGAATGTCAAGCTCAAAAGAGACCTGGTAGATCATATAAGGAGGTCTTGGAGAATGTGAAAGGGTATGTGGAGGTTCCTGTGGAGCCAAAGGAAGTAGAGAGAGTAATTGAGATTGAAGAGGAAGTGGCACCGTGGCTGAAGAACAGCTGGATAGGAAGGCTAAAAAGGGTGGATTTACTAAATTCAATCCCAgaattatttattcttgaagGAATCAACTGTGTACGTGTAAAGTATATGGGTGATAACCTTGTGCTGATCACTGGGGTGGAAGGGTCGAAGATTAAGGAAATATGGAAGCAGGCAGATGGCTGGCTCAATGATATGTTTGAAGAAATGTATCCTTGGAGTCCCAATTTAACACCAGAACAGAGGATCATTTGGCTCCGATGTGAAGGAATCCCTCTGCACCTTTGGAAGGTCAAGTTCTTCCAGGAGCTGGTTAATGAGGTAGGAGAGATCGTAGCAGTTGACGGAGATACTATTAATTTTGAGAAGGTTGATGCAGCTCGCCTCTGCATTCGCACACCTTCTATGGAACCAATCTTCTTACACTACAAGGTAAAGATCAAggaaaatgtatttaatgtCAGGTTGGTGGAGGAGTTTCCAACGTATGGATCTTGTGATGGATGTAAAAAGGATCAATCATGCTCTTCAGAGGACAATGAATCATCCAGCTGGTCAATGTTTGGGGTTGGGTCTCCGCCGGCGAGCCCGTCAGGCCATAGCAGCGGTGGCGGAATGAGGGAAGTGGATGAGCCGGGGCTTCATGGGGAGGAGAGAGAGGTAGTGAGAGAAACACTTTCCCAGCCGAAATCCCCTTTAAGATAG
- the LOC130713400 gene encoding cysteine-rich receptor-like protein kinase 44, translated as MAPSRVISLLCLLGMLMVYTNAQPQVFCMNNNGNYKENMYRTNREIVLSTLTSFGKRISDGFYKFAKGHDCEKVHAIGMCRGDVKTDACHRKSNSTRIAVAVVVPIVAILIITTYILLRQRNKRRRIDDTIDDTITDTNNDNEIEPSDTMQFNFETIRNATNNFSDSNMLGEGGFGPVYKGILSNGVEVAVKRLSINSGQGDTEFKNEVQLVAKLQHRNLVRLLGFSLHREEKLLVYEFVPNKSLDYFIFDPIKRASLDWERRYKIIGGIAKGLLYLHEDSRLRIVHRDLKAGNILLGAEMNPKIADFGMARLFAVDECQGNTSRIVGTYGYMAPEYVMEGLFSLKSDVFSFGILVLEIVSGQKNGGYQNREYLISLAWKNWKEGTPMKIMDPALNEGSRNEIMRCIHVALLCVQGNLADRPTMASIVMMLSSNYITLPVPAEPSFLVSTKGSQDTLSWESGSWSVKPR; from the exons ATGGCACCTTCAAGAGTGATTTCCCTTCTCTGTCTCCTTGGCATGCTCATGGTCTACACCAACGCCCAACCCCAAGTTTTCTGCATGAATAATAATGGCAATTACAAAGAAAACATGTACAGGACCAACCGCGAAATCGTCTTGTCAACTTTAACATCTTTCGGCAAACGAATTAGTGATGGCTTCTACAAATTCGCTAAGGGCCACGACTGCGAGAAAGTTCATGCAATTGGGATGTGTAGAGGAGATGTTAAGACAGACGCATGCCACA GAAAGAGCAACTCAACGCGAATTGCTGTTGCAGTAGTAGTGCCAATCGTAGCTATACTGATCATCACTACGTACATCCTCTTAAGACAAAGGAACAAAAGGAGACGTATTGATGATACTATTGATGATACTATTACTGATA CTAATAATGACAATGAAATTGAACCTTCTGATACAATGCAATTCAACTTTGAGACCATAAGAAATGCTACAAATAACTTTTCCGACTCAAATATGCTAGGAGAAGGAGGATTTGGACCTGTTTACAAG GGTATACTTTCGAATGGAGTAGAAGTTGCTGTCAAAAGATTGTCAATAAATTCAGGACAAGGAGATACAGAATTCAAGAACGAGGTGCAGTTGGTGGCCAAGCTACAGCACAGAAATTTAGTCAGGCTACTTGGTTTCAGTTTGCACAGAGAAGAGAAGTTACTGGTTTATGAGTTTGTTCCCAATAAAAGCCTTGACTACTTTATTTTTG ATCCAATTAAGCGTGCAAGTTTAGATTGGGAAAGGCGGTATAAAATCATAGGAGGCATTGCCAAAGGCCTTCTTTACCTTCATGAGGATTCAAGACTGCGTATTGTTCATCGTGATCTCAAAGCAGGTAACATTCTCTTAGGTGCAGAGATGAATCCTAAGATAGCAGATTTTGGAATGGCACGCTTGTTTGCTGTGGATGAATGTCAAGGAAACACAAGTAGAATTGTTGGAACTTA TGGTTACATGGCACCTGAGTATGTAATGGAAGGACTATTCTCACTGAAGTCTGATGTTTTTAGCTTTGGTATACTGGTTCTGGAGATTGTAAGTGGCCAGAAAAATGGTGGCTACCAAAACAGAGAGTATCTAATAAGTCTG GCCTGGAAAAACTGGAAGGAGGGAACACCAATGAAAATCATGGACCCTGCATTGAATGAAGGCTCTAGAAATGAAATAATGAGATGCATCCACGTTGCTTTACTCTGTGTTCAGGGAAACTTAGCTGACAGACCAACCATGGCTTCTATTGTGATGATGCTCAGCAGTAACTATATCACCCTCCCAGTACCTGCAGAGCCATCATTCTTAGTTAGTACTAAAGGTTCTCAAGATACGCTGTCATGGGAAAGTGGTTCATGGAGTGTAAAACCCAGATAG
- the LOC130715782 gene encoding cysteine-rich receptor-like protein kinase 26, with the protein MTPSRVFSLLCLLVILTSHTNAQPSFLYHFCMNDKGNYTENSTYKTNLNTLLSSLSSNTQIDYGFYNFSEGQNSDKVNAIGMCRGDVQPETCRSCLNDSRVLLTQRCPNQKEAIGWYDNCMLRYSNRSIFSVMEPQPTYYLWTQSNASDVDQFNQVLQDLVGSLRSEAASGDSLKKYAAGNAAGPSFQTIFALLQCTPDLSEQECNDCLVEAISDISSCCAGKTSGRIGKPSCNLRFDTSPFYDSTTTDASPPSQSQVPPPGANNTSTKGNNNTTRIVIAVVVPIVVITVLVISVCIFLRARKQRRHIDDTDTEADSEIEPADTMQFNFETIRKATNNFSDTNLLGRGGFGPVYKGKLSNGLEVAVKRLSINSGQGDTEFKNEVQLVAKLQHRNLVRLLGFSLEREEKLLVYEFVPNKSLDYFIFDPVKRAHMDWERRYKIIGGIAKGLLYLHEDSRLRIIHRDLKASNILLDEEMNPKIADFGMARLFAVDQTQGNTSRVVGTYGYMAPEYVREGLFSVKSDVFSFGVLVLEIVSGQKNSSFYNGEYVEDLISFAWKSWKEGTASNLVDPTLVNGSRNEIMRCIHIGLLCVQGNLADRPTMAVVVLMLNSYSLTLPVPAEPAFFMNSRGLSDIQSWEEDDSGTTT; encoded by the exons ATGACACCTTCAAGAGTTTTTTCCCTTCTTTGTCTCCTTGTCATACTTACATCTCACACCAATGCCCAGCCAAGCTTCTTGTACCATTTCTGCATGAATGATAAAGGCAACTACACTGAAAACAGCACCTACAAGACCAACCTCAACACCCTCTTATCATCTCTTTCTTCCAACACACAAATTGATTATGGCTTCTACAATTTCTCTGAAGGCCAAAACTCTGACAAAGTTAACGCAATTGGGATGTGTAGAGGAGATGTTCAGCCAGAAACATGCCGCAGTTGCCTCAATGATTCAAGAGTCCTTCTCACGCAGCGTTGTCCAAACCAGAAAGAGGCTATTGGCTGGTATGATAACTGCATGTTGCGGTACTCAAACCGTTCAATATTTTCTGTCATGGAACCTCAACCTACATACTATTTGTGGACACAGAGCAATGCAAGTGATGTGGATCAGTTCAATCAAGTGCTTCAGGACTTGGTGGGAAGTTTGAGAAGTGAAGCTGCATCTGGTGATTCTCTTAAGAAGTATGCTGCAGGAAATGCAGCAGGGCCAAGCTTTCAAACTATATTTGCTCTTCTGCAATGCACTCCTGATTTGTCAGAGCAAGAGTGCAATGATTGCTTGGTGGAGGCTATCTCAGATATCTCAAGTTGTTGTGCTGGCAAGACAAGTGGGAGGATTGGAAAACCAAGCTGCAATCTTAGATTTGATACTTCACCCTTCTATGACTCTACTACAACTGATGCCTCTCCTCCATCACAATCACAAGTACCTCCTCCAGGCGCAAATAATACTTCCACAAAAG GAAATAACAACACAACACGAATTGTCATTGCGGTAGTTGTGCCAATTGTAGTCATCACTGTACTGGTCATATCTGTGTGCATCTTCTTAAGAGCAAGGAAGCAAAGGAGACATATTGATGATACTGATA CTGAAGCTGACAGTGAAATTGAACCTGCTGATACAATGCAGTTCAACTTTGAGACCATAAGAAAGGCTACAAATAACTTTTCCGACACAAATTTGCTAGGTCGAGGAGGATTTGGGCCTGTTTACAAG GGTAAGCTTTCAAATGGACTAGAAGTTGCTGTGAAAAGGTTGTCAATAAATTCAGGACAAGGAGATACAGAGTTCAAGAACGAGGTACAGTTGGTGGCCAAGCTACAACACAGAAATTTAGTCAGGCTACTTGGCTTCAGTTTggaaagagaagaaaagttACTAGTTTATGAGTTTGTTCCCAATAAAAGCCTtgattactttatttttg ATCCAGTTAAGCGTGCACATATGGATTGGGAAAGGCGGTATAAAATCATAGGAGGCATTGCCAAAGGCCTTCTTTACCTTCATGAGGATTCGAGACTGCGAATTATTCACCGTGATCTCAAAGCAAGTAACATTCTCTTAGATGAAGAGATGAATCCTAAGATAGCAGATTTTGGCATGGCAAGATTGTTTGCTGTGGATCAAACTCAAGGAAACACAAGTAGAGTTGTTGGAACGTA TGGATATATGGCACCTGAGTATGTAAGGGAAGGACTGTTCTCAGTGAAGTCAGATGTGTTTAGCTTTGGCGTACTTGTTCTAGAGATTGTAAGTGGCCAGAAAAATAGTAGCTTCTATAATGGAGAGTATGTAGAGGATCTAATAAGCTTT GCCTGGAAAAGCTGGAAGGAGGGAACAGCATCAAATCTTGTGGATCCTACATTGGTTAATGGCTCAAGAAATGAAATAATGAGATGCATCCACATTGGTTTACTATGTGTTCAAGGAAACTTAGCTGACAGACCAACCATGGCTGTTGTTGTGCTCATGCTTAACAGCTACTCACTCACTCTCCCAGTACCTGCAGAGCCTGCATTTTTCATGAACAGCAGAGGCTTGTCAGATATTCAGTCATGGGAGGAAGATGATTCAGGGACAACAACATAG
- the LOC130714109 gene encoding cysteine-rich receptor-like protein kinase 10 yields MVTNRVTLFLLFAIGLLLCSSAAAPNYIANYCNQTSNSTARFQSNLNVLLSSLISNASQTDGYYASAMGRGTPDVTEGDLLCRGDISPTTCHDCAAAAAAEITRRCPNKTASIVWYDECTITYTYRYYSPTGTDQRAALPNDDGDGNGNNGDISDSDIDSYNRTLFGLLNRLGEEAADPGSAKRFASGDEGFGGSSRRVYALVECAGDMTRGQCEECLQNAIGILPACCGGRRGARVMLARCNVRHQLYLFYNSTSVTTSPPSGDKKSESWKIALLVVIISLIISLCCLCYFLMRKSRKKHRSLLRRNFGDESSNLGSLQFNLATIQDATRNFSIENKIGEGGFGEVYKGILLDGQQIAVKKLSQLSGQGAIEFKNEITLIAKLQHRNLVTLLGFCLEDREKMLIYEFVPNKSLDYFLFGPHKSGRVLNWFERYKIIEGIARGILYLHDHSRLKVIHRDLKPSNILIDQNMNPKISDFGLARMVSIDQDRGNTNRIVGTYGYMSPEYAMHGQFSEKSDVFSFGVIVLETISAKKNTRSLLANDDDDLLSYAWRQWRDQTPLNILDKDIKEPFNHSEIIKCIQIGLLCVQEKPENRPTMEKIVLYLSSPLAELPLPGEPIIPIRNMVAGESSSGSALSTNEMSVSIFVPR; encoded by the exons ATGGTGACCAACCGTGTAACACTTTTTTTGCTCTTTGCAATCGGATTACTACTATGCTCCTCCGCCGCAGCTCCCAATTACATCGCCAATTACTGCAACCAAACCTCCAATTCCACCGCCAGATTCCAATCCAATCTCAACGTCCTCCTCTCCTCACTCATCTCCAACGCCTCCCAAACTGACGGCTACTACGCTTCCGCCATGGGCAGAGGAACCCCAGACGTCACCGAGGGCGATCTCCTCTGCCGCGGCGACATCTCCCCCACCACCTGCCATGACTGCGCCGCCGCCGCAGCGGCGGAAATCACGCGCCGCTGCCCTAACAAAACAGCGTCCATTGTCTGGTACGACGAGTGCACCATCACCTACACCTACCGCTACTACTCCCCCACCGGAACCGACCAGAGAGCAGCGTTGCCGAACGATGACGGCGACGGCAACGGCAACAACGGTGACATTTCTGATTCGGATATTGACAGTTACAACAGAACGTTGTTCGGTTTGTTGAATCGGTTGGGGGAGGAAGCTGCGGATCCTGGTTCGGCGAAGAGATTTGCGAGCGGCGATGAGGGGTTTGGCGGGTCATCGCGGCGGGTGTATGCGCTGGTGGAGTGCGCGGGGGATATGACGCGTGGTCAGTGTGAGGAGTGTTTGCAGAATGCGATTGGAATTCTTCCGGCCTGTTGCGGAGGAAGAAGGGGTGCGAGGGTTATGCTTGCGCGGTGTAATGTTAGGCACCAATTGTACTTGTTTTACAATTCAACAAGTGTGACTACTTCTCCTCCCTCAG GTGATAAGAAATCAGAGTCATGGAAAATTGCCTTACTTGTAGTTATCATCAGTTTGATAATTTCCCTGTGCTGTCTCTGTTATTTCCTAAtgagaaaatcaaggaagaaacaTAGGTCCCTTCTTAGGAGAAACT TTGGGGATGAAAGCTCGAATTTGGGGTCATTACAATTCAATTTGGCTACAATTCAGGATGCCACAAGGAATTTTTCAATTGAAAACAAAATCGGAGAAGGTGGATTTGGAGAGGTTTACAAG GGTATCCTTTTAGATGGACAACAAATAGCCGTTAAAAAACTCTCACAGTTGTCAGGACAAGGAGCTATAGAATTTAAGAACGAGATTACACTCATAGCCAAACTTCAACATAGAAATCTAGTGACGTTGCTAGGATTTTGCTTGGAAGATCGAGAGAAGATGCTTATTTATGAATTTGTGCCTAACAAGAGCCTTGATTACTTTCTATTTG GTCCCCACAAGAGCGGCCGTGTATTGAATTGGTTTGAACGTTATAAAATTATCGAAGGAATCGCTAGAGGAATTCTTTATTTACATGACCATTCACGATTAAAAGTTATACATCGTGATCTTAAACCTAGCAATATATTAATAGACCAAAATATGAATCCAAAGAtctctgattttggtttggcaAGGATGGTTTCTATAGATCAAGATCGCGGAAATACAAATAGAATTGTGGGTACATA TGGTTATATGTCTCCGGAATATGCAATGCATGGACAATTTTCAGAAAAGTCAGATGTGTTTAGTTTTGGTGTCATAGTTTTGGAGACAATTAGCGCGAAAAAGAACACTCGTTCTCTTCTAGCTAATGATGATGACGACCTCTTGAGTTAT GCTTGGAGGCAATGGAGGGATCAAACACCGTTGAATATATTGGACAAAGATATAAAAGAGCCTTTCAACCATAGTGAAATCATTAAGTGCATCCAAATTGGTTTACTATGTGTGCAAGAGAAGCCAGAGAATAGACCTACTATGGAAAAAATTGTTTTGTATCTCAGTAGCCCTTTAGCTGAGTTGCCACTTCCTGGAGAACCGATCATTCCTATTCGCAATATGGTAGCAGGGGAATCAAGTTCTGGTTCTGCATTATCAACTAATGAAATGTCCGTGAGTATATTTGTGCCTCGATAA
- the LOC130714642 gene encoding annexin D2: MATLKVPSQVPSPAEDSEQLRKAFQGWGTNEDLIISILAHRNAAQRKLIHETYSQTYGEDLLTDLDKELSSDFERAVVLWTLGPAERDAFLVNEATKRLTKNNWILMEIASTRSSLDLFKAKQAYQARFKRSIEEDVAYHTSGDIRKLLVPLVGTFRYDGDEVNMILAKSEAKLLHEKIAEKAYNHEDLLRVITTRSKAQLNATLNHYNNEFGNEIDKDLETDSDDEYLNLLRATIKSLTYPEKYFEELLRLAINKTGTDEWALTRVVTTRAEVDLQKIAEEYQKRNSVPLDRAIANDTSGDYQKILLALMGHDD; the protein is encoded by the exons ATGGCGACCTTGAAGGTTCCTTCTCAAGTTCCTTCTCCTGCTGAAGACAGCGAGCAATTACGCAAAGCATTTCAAG GATGGGGAACGAACGAAGACTTGATAATATCAATCCTCGCTCATAGAAATGCAGCTCAGCGTAAGTTGATTCACGAAACTTACTCTCAAACCTATGGCGAAGATCTTCTCACTGATTTAGACAAAGAACTTTCAAGTGACTTTGAG CGGGCTGTGGTGTTGTGGACATTGGGTCCTGCTGAGCGCGATGCTTTTTTAGTTAATGAAGCCACTAAGAGGTTGACTAAAAACAACTGGATCCTAATGGAAATTGCTTCCACTAGATCTTCACTTGACCTCTTTAAGGCAAAGCAAGCATACCAAGCTCGTTTCAAGAGGTCCATTGAAGAAGACGTTGCCTATCATACTTCTGGGGACATCCGCAAG CTTTTGGTTCCTCTTGTGGGGACATTCCGTTATGATGGGGATGAGGTGAACATGATACTGGCAAAATCTGAGGCTAAATTGCTTCATGAGAAGATTGCAGAGAAGGCCTACAATCATGAGGACCTGCTCCGGGTTATAACAACAAGGAGTAAAGCACAGCTAAATGCAACTCTAAATCACTACAACAATGAATTTGGGAATGAAATAGACAAG GATCTGGAAACTGATTCAGATGATGAATATCTGAATTTATTGAGGGCAACAATTAAGAGCTTGACCTATCCTGAGAAATATTTTGAGGAGCTCTTAAGGCTGGCTATAAACAAGACGGGAACTGATGAATGGGCTCTTACTAGAGTGGTAACAACTAGAGCTGAAGTTGATTTACAGAAAATTGCAGAGGAGTATCAAAAAAGAAATAGTGTTCCGCTGGACCGTGCAATCGCCAATGACACTTCTGGAGACTATCAGAAAATTCTTCTTGCTCTGATGGGACATGATGATTAA